One Lentibacillus cibarius DNA window includes the following coding sequences:
- the secG gene encoding preprotein translocase subunit SecG — protein MESFVHIILLIDAIIMIVLILLQSGKSAGLSGAISGGAEQLFGKQKARGADLFLHRATIVTGVLFFVLAFLSAYVLQ, from the coding sequence ATGGAAAGTTTTGTCCATATCATATTACTGATTGATGCAATTATTATGATTGTCCTTATTTTACTACAGTCCGGGAAAAGTGCAGGTCTTTCCGGAGCGATTTCGGGTGGGGCTGAGCAGCTGTTTGGAAAACAGAAAGCACGGGGGGCGGATTTATTTTTGCACCGTGCAACGATTGTAACCGGGGTGCTGTTTTTTGTCCTAGCTTTCCTAAGTGCATATGTACTGCAGTAG
- a CDS encoding alpha/beta hydrolase: MKIKFPKPFTFEAGPRAVLLLHGFTGHSADVRMLGRFLEKKGYTSHAPIYRGHGGAPEELVKAGADEWWEDAVNAYNHLKELGYTEIAVAGLSLGGVLGLKLAYSEQVKGVIPMCAPMFFDNKDELTKGYKFKAKEFKQLEGKDRDTIQQEVQELVDNSRGMFSDLADLITEVQNHVDTIYTPTFVVQGQKDDMINTDSASYIYENVEAEQKNIKWYEESGHVITMDKEKEQLHEDIYQFLESLDWQV, from the coding sequence ATGAAAATTAAATTCCCAAAGCCATTCACATTTGAAGCTGGCCCGCGAGCGGTGCTACTTTTGCATGGGTTTACTGGTCATTCAGCCGATGTGCGGATGTTAGGCCGCTTCTTGGAGAAAAAGGGCTATACCAGCCATGCACCAATATACCGCGGTCACGGGGGAGCGCCTGAAGAACTAGTGAAAGCCGGAGCGGACGAATGGTGGGAAGATGCCGTTAATGCTTATAATCACCTAAAAGAACTGGGTTACACAGAAATTGCTGTAGCCGGCTTGTCACTTGGTGGTGTACTAGGATTGAAATTAGCTTATTCAGAGCAGGTTAAAGGCGTTATCCCGATGTGTGCACCAATGTTTTTTGATAACAAAGACGAGCTTACAAAAGGTTATAAGTTTAAAGCAAAAGAATTCAAACAGCTGGAAGGGAAGGATAGAGACACCATTCAACAAGAGGTCCAGGAACTTGTTGACAATTCACGTGGTATGTTCTCGGACTTGGCTGACTTGATAACGGAAGTCCAAAACCATGTTGATACCATTTACACGCCAACATTTGTTGTGCAGGGACAGAAAGATGACATGATTAATACCGACAGTGCTTCCTATATTTATGAAAATGTGGAAGCGGAACAAAAAAATATTAAATGGTATGAAGAATCCGGTCATGTTATTACGATGGACAAGGAAAAGGAGCAACTGCACGAGGATATTTATCAATTTCTTGAATCGCTTGACTGGCAAGTATGA